One region of Streptococcus parasanguinis genomic DNA includes:
- a CDS encoding DUF2304 domain-containing protein, whose protein sequence is MLNIWLTLTVIIFIVYILRLVAKKVVELRNVISWLILCLLSLPVIWFPNLIGAISLFLGIQTLSNFIFLLSTFLLIFLIFSLTRTVSKQSVQIKKLSQTIALLRSENENEQ, encoded by the coding sequence ATGTTAAATATTTGGTTAACCCTTACTGTAATTATTTTTATCGTTTATATTCTACGCCTAGTTGCAAAGAAAGTCGTTGAACTGAGAAATGTCATTTCTTGGCTCATTCTTTGTTTGCTATCGTTGCCAGTCATTTGGTTTCCTAATTTGATTGGAGCAATATCTTTATTTCTTGGTATTCAGACACTAAGTAACTTTATTTTTTTATTAAGTACATTTTTATTAATATTTTTAATTTTTTCATTAACTCGTACTGTATCAAAACAATCAGTACAGATTAAGAAATTGTCACAAACGATTGCTTTATTAAGAAGTGAGAATGAAAATGAACAATAA
- a CDS encoding lipopolysaccharide biosynthesis protein translates to MNNKVNRSIYFWNFAGNIAAAAVSILYLIIVSRYTSASDADNFSLAYAIGNLWVVIGIFQVRNYQATDLKETYSYLEYWLTRVITVCLMLVSLFPYLFFSGNNVGKGDLFLIIILTVIYRSCDAFSDLFQGLFQQHERLDIAGKLMVLRYSLSTIILLISLLLSNSLIFSLICLCFFNVLFVFGGDYIQSKQIRTIPFNQISYATFKRSISIMKTCLPLFVNGFLLVYVLNYPKQVIDKLLVEGVLREGAQRDFSILFMPVFFMSLFVLALRPLITDLAKQWSEKKFHTFNAMVRKILLLLMILGLVVSILAYLIGIPILNIISGIDLSNYSLLLTILVLSGFLYSIASVIGDFLIILRKQVYLLYVYIAMALLTNLLTPLAMREFGLFGAGLSFVMVMLFYTVASWIVFVIMRRKEIQKYESVE, encoded by the coding sequence ATGAACAATAAAGTAAATAGGAGTATTTATTTTTGGAATTTTGCAGGAAATATAGCAGCAGCTGCAGTCTCAATATTGTATTTGATTATTGTCTCTCGTTATACTTCCGCAAGTGATGCTGATAATTTTAGTTTGGCTTATGCAATTGGAAACCTATGGGTTGTAATTGGTATTTTTCAAGTTAGAAATTATCAGGCGACTGATTTGAAAGAAACGTACTCGTATTTGGAATATTGGCTAACTAGGGTTATTACAGTTTGTTTAATGTTAGTTTCACTATTTCCGTATTTATTTTTTAGTGGAAATAATGTTGGAAAAGGGGATTTATTTTTAATTATCATCCTAACAGTTATTTATCGTTCATGTGATGCTTTTTCTGATTTATTCCAAGGATTATTTCAACAACATGAACGTTTAGATATTGCAGGGAAATTAATGGTGCTTCGTTATAGTTTAAGCACAATCATTCTCCTAATTAGTTTGTTACTTTCAAATTCTTTAATTTTTTCTTTAATTTGTTTATGTTTTTTTAATGTTCTTTTTGTTTTTGGGGGTGATTACATCCAATCCAAACAAATAAGAACGATACCTTTTAATCAGATTTCATATGCTACATTTAAGCGATCAATTAGTATCATGAAAACTTGCCTTCCCTTGTTTGTTAACGGATTTTTATTGGTATATGTTTTGAATTATCCAAAACAAGTGATTGATAAGTTGCTAGTCGAGGGTGTATTACGTGAAGGTGCTCAAAGGGATTTCAGTATTCTATTCATGCCTGTTTTCTTTATGAGTTTATTTGTATTAGCATTAAGACCGTTAATTACCGATTTGGCAAAACAATGGTCAGAAAAAAAGTTTCATACGTTTAATGCTATGGTTCGAAAGATTTTATTATTACTTATGATTTTGGGACTAGTAGTATCAATACTGGCCTATTTGATAGGGATTCCAATTCTGAATATTATAAGTGGTATTGATTTATCAAATTATAGTTTATTACTTACTATTTTAGTGCTTTCCGGCTTTTTATATTCTATAGCTTCTGTCATAGGTGATTTTTTAATTATATTGAGGAAGCAAGTCTATCTACTCTATGTTTATATCGCAATGGCGTTGTTAACAAATCTTCTTACGCCTCTAGCGATGAGGGAGTTTGGCTTATTTGGAGCAGGGCTTAGTTTTGTTATGGTTATGTTATTTTACACAGTTGCGAGTTGGATTGTCTTTGTAATTATGAGAAGGAAGGAGATTCAAAAATATGAATCAGTGGAATGA